Proteins found in one Halobaculum sp. MBLA0147 genomic segment:
- the sucC gene encoding ADP-forming succinate--CoA ligase subunit beta: protein MRLHEHQAKDVFSEAGIPIPDSTLATTTEEVVAAVEEIGFPAAVKAQVHVGGRGKAGGIEIVESVDEARAAADRILGMDLKGYTVEKVLVEAAVDFVNELYVGITMDRGEGKPVLMVSTEGGVDIEQVAEETPEAIARVHVDPVAGLRPFQARKAVYEAGVPDDVALDVASILSTLYELFDEKDASEIEINPVMVTSDREVVAADAVMNVDDDALFRHEDLAALEEESYTDDLERKAGEYGFDYVRLDGNVGIIGNGAGLVMTTLDLVDYFGGSPANFLDIGGGAKAERVANALDMVFSDENVDSVVFNIFGGITRGDEVAEGINAALEQFDEIPKPVVVRLAGTNAEEGMEILNTDLVQVEGTLEDAVQRAVENAQEVDA, encoded by the coding sequence ATGCGACTCCACGAGCACCAGGCGAAGGACGTCTTCTCCGAGGCGGGGATCCCGATCCCGGACTCGACGCTCGCGACGACGACCGAGGAGGTCGTCGCCGCCGTCGAGGAGATCGGCTTCCCGGCCGCGGTGAAGGCACAGGTCCACGTCGGCGGGCGGGGGAAGGCCGGCGGGATCGAGATCGTCGAGAGCGTCGACGAGGCACGCGCGGCCGCCGACCGCATCCTCGGGATGGACCTCAAGGGGTACACCGTCGAGAAGGTCCTCGTCGAGGCCGCCGTCGACTTCGTGAACGAACTGTACGTCGGCATCACGATGGACCGCGGCGAGGGGAAGCCGGTCCTGATGGTGTCGACGGAGGGTGGCGTCGACATCGAGCAGGTCGCCGAGGAGACGCCGGAGGCCATCGCGCGGGTCCACGTCGACCCCGTCGCGGGGCTGCGCCCGTTCCAGGCGCGCAAGGCCGTCTACGAGGCGGGTGTCCCGGACGACGTGGCACTCGACGTGGCGAGTATCCTCTCGACACTGTACGAGCTGTTCGACGAGAAGGACGCCTCCGAGATCGAGATCAACCCGGTGATGGTGACGAGCGACCGCGAGGTCGTCGCCGCCGACGCCGTGATGAACGTCGACGACGACGCCCTGTTCCGTCACGAGGACCTCGCGGCGCTCGAAGAGGAGTCGTACACCGACGACCTCGAACGGAAGGCCGGCGAGTACGGCTTCGACTACGTCCGGCTGGACGGGAACGTCGGCATCATCGGCAACGGCGCCGGCCTGGTGATGACGACGCTGGATTTGGTCGACTACTTCGGCGGCTCGCCCGCCAACTTCCTCGACATCGGCGGCGGGGCGAAGGCCGAACGCGTCGCGAACGCACTCGACATGGTGTTCTCCGACGAGAACGTCGACAGTGTCGTGTTCAACATCTTCGGCGGGATCACCCGCGGCGACGAGGTCGCCGAGGGGATCAACGCGGCACTCGAACAGTTCGACGAGATCCCGAAACCGGTCGTCGTCCGACTCGCCGGGACGAACGCCGAGGAGGGGATGGAGATCCTGAACACGGACCTCGTGCAGGTCGAGGGGACTCTCGAAGACGCGGTACAGCGTGCAGTCGAGAACGCACAGGAGGTGGACGCATGA
- the sucD gene encoding succinate--CoA ligase subunit alpha: MSVFVDDDTRVVVQGITGGEGKFHTEQMIEYGTNVVAGAVPGRGGQEVHGVPVYDTVTRAAEAEDADASVIFVPPAFAADAIFESLDAPVDVAVAITEGIPTQDMAEVKAELADTDTTLIGPNCPGIITPGEAKLGILPGNIFESGNVGLVSRSGTLTYQVVSNLTDRGLGQSTAVGIGGDPIIGTSFVDALAAFEADPNTDAIVMCGEIGGEDEERAAEFIAEHVDTPVAGFIAGRTAPPGKRMGHAGAIVSGSGTGTAQSKIDALNDAGVPVGDTPDEVAQLVEEF; encoded by the coding sequence ATGAGTGTATTCGTCGACGACGACACCCGCGTGGTGGTCCAGGGGATCACCGGCGGGGAGGGGAAGTTCCACACCGAACAGATGATCGAGTACGGCACGAACGTCGTCGCCGGCGCGGTGCCGGGGCGTGGCGGCCAGGAGGTCCACGGTGTCCCGGTGTACGACACCGTGACCCGTGCGGCCGAGGCGGAGGACGCGGACGCCTCCGTGATCTTCGTCCCGCCGGCGTTCGCCGCCGACGCGATCTTCGAGTCGCTGGACGCGCCGGTGGACGTGGCGGTCGCGATCACCGAGGGCATCCCGACCCAGGACATGGCCGAGGTGAAGGCCGAACTCGCCGACACGGACACGACGCTGATCGGGCCGAACTGTCCGGGGATCATCACGCCGGGTGAGGCGAAGCTGGGGATCCTCCCGGGCAACATCTTCGAGTCCGGCAACGTCGGGCTCGTCTCCCGCTCGGGGACGCTCACCTACCAGGTGGTCTCGAACCTCACCGACCGCGGGCTGGGGCAGTCGACCGCCGTCGGGATCGGTGGCGACCCGATCATCGGCACCTCCTTCGTCGACGCGCTGGCGGCCTTCGAGGCGGACCCCAACACGGACGCCATCGTGATGTGTGGCGAGATCGGCGGCGAGGACGAGGAGCGTGCCGCCGAGTTCATCGCCGAGCACGTCGACACGCCGGTCGCCGGCTTCATCGCCGGGCGAACCGCGCCGCCGGGCAAGCGGATGGGCCACGCCGGCGCCATCGTCTCCGGCTCCGGTACCGGTACCGCACAGTCGAAGATCGACGCGTTGAACGACGCCGGCGTGCCGGTCGGCGACACCCCCGACGAAGTCGCACAACTCGTCGAAGAGTTCTGA
- a CDS encoding PAS domain S-box protein: protein MTPNLVTLYVFVVGPLLALVVSVIGSIPVLRDVERRWPLLLVAVPVGMIATQVLQLVTALETGTVPGTPGEQAVETAVNLLTAGAVYYGLSVTRDRDALSDRLAVQQRRHETLVAEAPSPILVVRGGHVTDANPAAVRYFAADSVATVGDDDGSDGGSARDAPVAGEVAGRRTTDGTPSGASEEAGETTRPRDASETDGGDSRLADPAAGDDERAETGAETLVGRPITDLVAPADHATLHERLDRVADDEEAEHAAEVQFRTLDGERRLAATVVGPAEFADDAVQLTLRDLTEHRAVTAELARVRDRLTETFRNTNDAILLVDPDAGRVLECNRTACSLLGYDRETLLGSDAATVYDPTRLAQFAERVAAEDGYVTESLSPQTADGESIPAEVSGSLTTVGDREALLTIVRDVSDRRRRERRIGVMSRLLRHNLRNDMNVVLGYLERLREAVPADARRHADQIEAVVEDLLSLSGEVQIARDTLEDRSETVLDARTLLENAVSGRRAEADTDPEITVDAPTGLAVRADRLLEVALRHLVDNAVEHNDRERPTVRVAVERDGDAAVFTVADDGPGLPDVDRRVVTGDTPITDAEHVDGFGLWVVTWVTDTLDGTVSFRENDPRGTVVEVRVPDAVVTPTGGAPAPVDERDDGRSSAVETAGSRRGRLGDGGGDDRVDGN from the coding sequence ATGACCCCGAACCTCGTGACACTGTACGTGTTCGTCGTCGGGCCTCTGCTGGCGCTCGTCGTCTCCGTCATCGGCTCGATCCCGGTGCTCCGAGACGTGGAACGCCGGTGGCCGCTGTTGCTCGTCGCGGTTCCCGTCGGGATGATCGCCACACAGGTGCTGCAGTTGGTCACCGCGCTGGAGACCGGCACCGTCCCCGGGACGCCGGGCGAACAGGCGGTCGAGACGGCCGTGAACCTGCTCACCGCCGGGGCGGTCTACTACGGGTTGTCGGTGACACGAGACCGCGACGCGCTGTCGGATCGCCTCGCCGTCCAACAGCGCCGCCACGAGACGCTCGTCGCGGAGGCGCCCTCGCCGATCCTCGTCGTCCGTGGCGGTCACGTCACCGACGCGAACCCCGCCGCGGTGCGGTACTTCGCCGCCGACTCCGTCGCCACGGTCGGCGACGACGACGGCTCGGACGGCGGATCTGCGAGAGACGCACCCGTCGCCGGCGAGGTTGCGGGGAGACGCACGACCGACGGGACGCCGAGCGGGGCGAGTGAGGAGGCGGGGGAGACGACCCGGCCGCGGGACGCGAGCGAGACGGACGGCGGTGACAGCCGCCTCGCCGACCCCGCTGCGGGAGACGACGAGCGGGCCGAGACTGGCGCGGAGACGCTCGTCGGCCGGCCGATCACGGACCTCGTCGCCCCGGCGGACCACGCGACGCTCCACGAGCGACTCGACCGGGTCGCGGACGACGAGGAGGCGGAGCACGCCGCCGAGGTGCAGTTCCGGACGCTTGACGGGGAGCGGCGACTCGCCGCGACCGTCGTCGGCCCGGCGGAGTTCGCCGACGACGCCGTCCAGTTGACGCTGCGGGACCTCACGGAACACCGCGCCGTCACCGCGGAGCTGGCGCGCGTCCGCGACCGGTTGACGGAGACGTTCCGCAACACGAACGACGCGATCCTCCTCGTCGACCCCGACGCCGGGCGCGTGCTGGAGTGTAACCGCACGGCGTGCTCGCTGCTGGGGTACGACCGCGAGACGCTGTTGGGGAGCGACGCCGCGACGGTGTACGACCCGACACGGCTCGCACAGTTCGCCGAGCGCGTCGCCGCCGAGGACGGGTACGTCACGGAGTCGTTGTCTCCCCAGACCGCCGACGGGGAGTCGATCCCCGCCGAGGTGTCGGGATCGCTCACCACCGTCGGCGACCGCGAGGCGCTGCTCACCATCGTCCGGGACGTGAGCGACCGGCGACGCCGGGAGCGACGGATCGGCGTGATGAGTCGGCTCCTCCGGCACAACCTCCGCAACGATATGAACGTCGTGTTGGGCTACCTCGAACGACTGCGCGAGGCAGTCCCCGCGGACGCACGGCGGCACGCCGACCAGATCGAGGCGGTCGTCGAGGACCTGCTGTCGTTGAGCGGCGAGGTACAGATCGCCCGCGACACCCTCGAGGACCGCTCGGAGACGGTGTTGGACGCGCGAACTCTACTGGAGAACGCCGTGAGTGGGCGTCGAGCGGAGGCCGACACCGATCCCGAGATCACCGTCGACGCGCCGACGGGGTTGGCGGTGCGGGCCGACAGGCTACTGGAGGTGGCGCTGCGACACCTCGTCGACAACGCCGTCGAGCACAACGACCGGGAGCGCCCGACGGTCCGGGTGGCCGTCGAGCGCGACGGCGACGCGGCGGTGTTCACGGTGGCCGACGACGGCCCGGGACTGCCGGACGTAGACAGACGCGTGGTGACCGGCGACACGCCGATCACGGACGCCGAACACGTCGACGGGTTCGGGCTCTGGGTCGTCACGTGGGTGACCGACACGCTCGACGGGACTGTCAGCTTCCGCGAGAACGACCCGCGTGGCACCGTCGTCGAGGTGCGCGTCCCGGACGCGGTGGTCACGCCGACGGGGGGTGCGCCGGCACCGGTCGACGAGCGTGACGACGGTCGATCGAGCGCCGTCGAGACGGCGGGCAGCCGACGAGGGAGACTCGGCGACGGTGGCGGTGACGACCGCGTCGACGGGAACTAG
- a CDS encoding sensor histidine kinase → MTEPPVGDATVADALAARLNRPLVRATPAGLAERLAAETVACVVWRVSPEDDQGTDDDATPVAVVPPTVPTVGYAVVDEGVDDEHPPRDEPRTATRHVPRGVSEQVLVSAPERPDELAATVAGVAAAYPDADRLGAFPRRAPFPVVAGWLRAETRPSLLVWDANEAYAATFDTSREAVRGVTLVDFPEPTPVADRPGEAPDADAPGSAAESTGTPDTRSRSSRPYDEALARATATGEPTTLATRLPTGADETSFRVTVIPAADTDEGDATEHEATGAFVWASYVDVTDHAVDRRRVAALHDAALSLASAGTPAAVHETVASATDELAAGERCAVFHERDGVLEPVATAGATSLRACRSHETGTGAVGRAHASGSVTVVDDPDADETAVETDGTVVAVPVGEWGVVRVVAAESGAVDAFQRDLVYTLGAHAAAALSRVDREQSSRLHRRRLDRLHEATRELVDASDEHAATTRAVDVAADLLETPGCAVHRYDSGAERLRVAASRDTSTVSAVPRDPGEGVVGVAYETGSERAVGVDGRRDETPAGGGGPGRGGSSDHADRSGDEPTPPPGAETVVAYPLGDHGVLSVYADASDAVDTRVRHLGRVLASNVETVLDSLADERVLRRREAQLTRQNERLERFASVVSHDLRSPLEVARGNAELAQIEGDLDRLDDVLDALDRANRLVDDTLSFARQGTHVGDVSPVALRRVARDAWESVHVEGHESGRQADGEGDEPAANGAGESSGTDTEASVNDGADGSTETDTEASANDGADEAAASGSEESVAVGAATLVCETDARVRADERRLQRLLENLFRNAVEHNDRPVTVRVTATDDGFAVVDDGVGLPSLPDRDLFDPGTTTSDDGTGFGLSIVRQVADAHGWTVDAETAADGGARFVFDTDPAT, encoded by the coding sequence GTGACGGAGCCGCCGGTGGGTGACGCGACCGTCGCCGACGCACTCGCCGCACGACTCAACCGTCCGCTCGTGCGGGCGACGCCGGCCGGTCTCGCGGAACGACTCGCGGCAGAGACCGTCGCCTGCGTCGTGTGGCGCGTCTCGCCAGAGGACGACCAGGGAACCGACGACGACGCGACTCCCGTCGCGGTCGTTCCCCCGACCGTCCCGACGGTCGGCTACGCCGTCGTCGACGAGGGTGTCGACGACGAACACCCCCCGAGAGACGAGCCCAGAACAGCGACGCGGCACGTCCCACGCGGTGTGTCGGAACAGGTTCTGGTCTCGGCGCCGGAGCGTCCCGACGAGTTGGCCGCGACCGTCGCCGGTGTCGCGGCCGCGTACCCGGACGCCGACCGACTCGGCGCGTTCCCGCGGCGGGCCCCGTTCCCCGTCGTGGCCGGGTGGCTCCGTGCGGAGACCCGCCCCTCGCTCCTCGTCTGGGACGCCAACGAGGCGTACGCCGCGACGTTCGACACGAGCCGCGAGGCCGTCCGCGGTGTCACGCTCGTCGACTTCCCCGAGCCGACGCCCGTCGCCGATCGCCCCGGCGAGGCACCCGACGCCGACGCGCCGGGGTCGGCGGCCGAGTCGACGGGGACACCCGACACCCGGTCGCGTTCGTCGCGGCCGTACGACGAGGCGCTCGCGAGGGCGACGGCGACGGGAGAGCCGACGACGTTGGCGACGCGTCTCCCGACGGGCGCCGACGAGACGTCGTTCCGAGTGACTGTGATTCCCGCCGCCGACACGGACGAGGGCGACGCCACGGAGCACGAGGCCACCGGCGCGTTCGTGTGGGCGTCGTACGTCGACGTGACGGACCACGCGGTCGACCGGCGTCGGGTGGCGGCGCTCCACGACGCCGCCCTCTCGCTGGCGAGCGCGGGGACGCCAGCCGCGGTCCACGAGACGGTCGCCAGCGCAACCGACGAGCTCGCCGCGGGGGAGCGGTGTGCGGTGTTCCACGAGCGCGACGGGGTGTTGGAGCCGGTCGCGACGGCGGGCGCGACCTCGCTGCGAGCGTGTCGCTCTCACGAGACGGGGACGGGCGCCGTCGGCCGGGCACACGCCAGCGGCTCCGTGACCGTCGTCGACGACCCCGACGCCGACGAGACGGCCGTCGAGACGGACGGGACGGTGGTGGCCGTGCCGGTGGGTGAGTGGGGGGTCGTCCGTGTCGTCGCCGCCGAGTCCGGTGCTGTCGACGCGTTCCAGCGAGACCTGGTGTACACGCTCGGTGCCCACGCCGCCGCGGCGCTGTCGCGTGTCGACCGCGAGCAGTCGAGTCGGCTCCACCGGCGGCGACTCGACCGGCTCCACGAGGCGACACGGGAACTCGTGGACGCGAGCGACGAGCACGCGGCGACGACGCGCGCGGTGGACGTGGCCGCCGACCTCCTGGAGACGCCCGGCTGTGCAGTCCACCGGTACGACTCGGGGGCAGAGCGACTCCGCGTCGCCGCGAGTCGCGACACTTCGACCGTCTCCGCCGTCCCGCGCGACCCCGGTGAGGGTGTCGTCGGCGTCGCCTACGAGACCGGGAGCGAGCGGGCCGTCGGGGTCGACGGGAGACGCGACGAGACGCCGGCGGGTGGCGGAGGCCCGGGGCGGGGCGGCTCGTCGGACCACGCCGACCGATCGGGAGACGAGCCGACACCGCCACCGGGCGCAGAGACCGTCGTCGCGTACCCGCTCGGTGACCACGGCGTCCTGTCGGTGTACGCCGACGCGAGCGACGCGGTCGACACCCGCGTGCGACATCTCGGCCGGGTGTTGGCGAGTAACGTCGAGACGGTGCTCGACAGTCTCGCCGACGAGCGGGTGCTGCGCCGTCGCGAGGCGCAACTGACACGCCAGAACGAGCGGCTCGAACGGTTCGCCTCGGTGGTGAGCCACGACCTCCGCTCGCCGCTGGAGGTCGCACGCGGCAACGCCGAACTCGCACAGATCGAGGGTGATCTCGACCGACTCGACGACGTACTCGACGCACTCGACCGTGCGAATCGACTCGTCGACGACACGCTGTCGTTCGCCCGCCAGGGGACCCACGTCGGCGACGTCTCGCCCGTCGCACTCCGGCGGGTGGCCCGCGACGCCTGGGAGTCCGTCCACGTCGAGGGACACGAGAGCGGCCGGCAGGCGGACGGCGAGGGCGACGAACCCGCGGCGAACGGTGCGGGCGAGTCGAGCGGGACCGACACGGAGGCGTCCGTAAACGACGGCGCGGACGGGTCGACCGAGACCGACACGGAGGCGTCGGCGAACGACGGCGCAGACGAGGCGGCGGCGAGTGGGAGCGAGGAGTCGGTCGCAGTCGGCGCGGCGACACTGGTCTGCGAGACGGACGCGCGCGTCCGAGCGGACGAGCGACGGCTCCAGCGGCTGCTGGAGAACCTGTTCCGGAACGCGGTCGAGCACAACGACCGGCCGGTCACGGTTCGCGTGACGGCGACCGACGACGGATTCGCGGTCGTGGACGACGGCGTCGGTCTCCCGTCGCTCCCCGATCGGGACCTCTTCGACCCCGGGACGACGACCAGCGACGACGGCACCGGCTTCGGGCTGAGCATCGTTCGCCAAGTCGCAGACGCTCACGGGTGGACCGTCGACGCCGAGACCGCTGCCGACGGCGGCGCCCGGTTCGTCTTCGACACCGATCCCGCGACGTGA
- a CDS encoding PAS domain S-box protein, which yields MSESHSADERPETTAEERRESLDIAAAREQLYELFDDESLDLPALQRRAVTLTCRYLDLPEGHVKRIDDPEQGATVTVTNETADLVPEGAQVDHPGYCKTVIQREESLAVADAVAEGYETNPGYADHGVACYLGAKITVDGEVYGTVCFGAETPRDREFTPVEQTFVELLSEALGRRFTEAEMGAELDRTRRKYESLVSSATDAVVLLERDSGEIVEANDAAADLADAADPEALVGREYLVLFPDGERERYTTHWDWIVDIDGSREWFPDGEPIVVETADGETVPVSIEADRVSLDGREHAQVTIRDIADRRRRERRAEAIFDQTHQFTGLLAPDGTLLEANQTALDFAGVTREQAVGEHFTDAPWWDVDEEYRERLADALDRAADGEFVRYETPVSGVDGEQIIDFSVRPITDETGEVELLIPEGRDVTARVERDRQLAVLSRVLRHNFRNDVGVIGGFAEGIAEGVVDDEQSMAARIHRRATQLSKLVARYREAVDLLTDPPTPGAVPAADTVREVVADVTESAEDATVETDLPASCTVEAVPAFRRAVEELLDNAVEHTGPEPTVTVSVARTESAPEVAKGADGEAVRLRIADDGPGLPEAEREVLTGDGTVGVLDHADGVDLWLVYWIVDLSDGRIDVTVDDGTEITVTLPASDR from the coding sequence GTGAGCGAGAGTCACTCCGCCGACGAGCGGCCAGAGACGACGGCGGAGGAGAGACGGGAGTCGCTGGACATCGCCGCAGCGCGCGAGCAGTTGTACGAGCTGTTCGACGACGAGTCGTTGGACCTCCCGGCACTCCAGCGGCGGGCGGTGACACTCACCTGTCGGTACCTCGACCTCCCCGAGGGCCACGTCAAACGGATCGACGACCCGGAGCAGGGGGCGACGGTCACCGTCACCAACGAGACCGCGGACCTCGTCCCGGAGGGCGCCCAGGTGGACCACCCAGGGTACTGTAAGACGGTGATCCAACGCGAGGAGTCGCTGGCGGTCGCCGACGCCGTCGCGGAGGGGTACGAGACGAACCCCGGCTACGCGGACCACGGCGTCGCCTGTTACCTGGGCGCGAAGATCACCGTCGACGGAGAGGTGTACGGGACGGTGTGTTTCGGGGCGGAGACGCCACGCGACCGCGAGTTCACCCCCGTCGAGCAGACGTTCGTCGAACTGCTCTCGGAGGCGTTGGGTCGGCGGTTCACGGAGGCGGAGATGGGCGCCGAACTCGACCGGACGCGCCGGAAGTACGAGAGTCTCGTCTCGTCGGCGACGGACGCGGTCGTGTTGTTGGAACGCGACTCAGGCGAGATCGTCGAGGCGAACGACGCCGCGGCGGATCTGGCCGACGCCGCCGACCCGGAGGCGCTGGTCGGCCGCGAGTACCTGGTCCTGTTCCCCGACGGCGAACGCGAGCGGTACACGACCCACTGGGACTGGATCGTCGACATCGACGGCAGCCGCGAGTGGTTCCCGGACGGGGAGCCGATCGTCGTCGAGACGGCGGACGGCGAGACGGTGCCGGTCTCGATCGAGGCGGACCGAGTCTCGTTGGACGGCCGCGAACACGCACAGGTGACGATCCGTGACATCGCCGACCGGCGGCGGCGCGAACGGCGCGCGGAGGCCATCTTCGACCAGACGCACCAGTTCACCGGGCTGCTCGCGCCCGACGGCACGCTGTTGGAGGCCAACCAGACGGCGTTGGACTTCGCCGGCGTCACGCGCGAGCAGGCCGTCGGCGAACACTTCACGGACGCGCCGTGGTGGGATGTCGACGAGGAGTACCGCGAGCGACTCGCCGACGCGCTCGACCGCGCGGCCGACGGGGAGTTCGTCCGCTACGAGACGCCGGTCTCGGGCGTCGACGGCGAACAGATCATCGACTTCTCCGTGCGTCCGATCACCGACGAGACGGGCGAGGTGGAACTACTGATCCCAGAGGGCCGGGACGTGACCGCTCGCGTCGAGCGCGACCGGCAACTGGCGGTACTCTCGCGGGTGTTGCGCCACAACTTCCGCAACGACGTGGGCGTGATCGGCGGCTTCGCGGAGGGGATCGCGGAGGGTGTCGTCGACGACGAGCAGTCGATGGCCGCACGGATCCACCGGCGTGCGACGCAGTTGTCGAAGCTCGTCGCGCGCTACCGCGAGGCGGTCGACCTACTGACGGACCCGCCGACACCGGGGGCCGTCCCCGCCGCCGACACCGTCCGCGAGGTCGTCGCGGACGTGACGGAGTCCGCCGAGGACGCGACCGTCGAGACGGACCTCCCGGCGTCGTGTACCGTCGAGGCGGTGCCGGCCTTCCGGCGCGCCGTCGAGGAACTACTCGACAACGCCGTCGAACACACCGGGCCCGAGCCGACGGTGACGGTCTCGGTGGCACGCACCGAGTCGGCTCCCGAGGTCGCGAAGGGTGCCGACGGCGAGGCGGTGCGGCTGCGGATCGCGGACGACGGCCCGGGGCTGCCAGAGGCGGAACGAGAGGTGTTGACCGGCGACGGGACGGTCGGCGTGCTGGACCACGCCGACGGCGTGGACCTGTGGCTCGTCTACTGGATCGTCGACCTCTCGGACGGCCGGATCGACGTGACGGTCGACGACGGGACGGAGATCACCGTCACGCTCCCCGCGAGCGACCGGTAG
- a CDS encoding aldehyde dehydrogenase family protein produces the protein MSPDPSGAYQHYVDGEWIDGEGTETFESRNPANGETLGTFHRGTEADVERAVDAANAAEEEWQAMSYTDRAEYLWDIYHELKERHEELGEVVTKECGKEISEGKADVTEAWHMVEWAAGNARHPHGDVVPSEIASKDAYMRRKPRGTIGCITPWNFPVAIPFWHMAIALVEGNTVVWKPAEQTPWCGQIIAEMFVDAGIPDGVFNMVQGFGDAGNAIVQDDRVDTVLFTGSAEVGHQIADELGGQAGREVSLEMGGKNGIVITEEADLDVAVHSAVMSSFKTTGQRCVSSERLIVHEDVYGEFKSRFVEIAENVAVGDPLDEDTFMGPLIEDEHVEKVKKYNQLARDEDVTVLVDREELADDEIPDGHEEGSWVGPFVYEADAHADLRCTHEEVFGPHVALLEYSGDIEEAVAIHNDVDYGLAGAIISEDYRQINYYRDNAEVGLAYGNLPCIGAEVQLPFGGVKRSGKGAPSAREAIEAVTDRTAWTLNNGDDIEMAQGLSAEIVTEDDD, from the coding sequence ATGAGTCCGGACCCATCCGGCGCGTACCAGCACTACGTCGACGGCGAGTGGATCGACGGCGAGGGAACCGAGACGTTCGAGAGTCGCAACCCCGCCAACGGGGAGACGCTCGGCACGTTCCACCGCGGGACGGAGGCGGACGTCGAGCGGGCGGTCGACGCCGCGAACGCCGCCGAAGAGGAGTGGCAGGCCATGTCGTACACGGATCGCGCGGAGTACCTGTGGGACATCTACCACGAACTCAAGGAACGCCACGAGGAACTCGGCGAGGTCGTCACCAAAGAGTGCGGCAAGGAGATCAGCGAGGGGAAGGCCGACGTGACGGAGGCCTGGCACATGGTCGAGTGGGCCGCCGGCAACGCCCGCCACCCACACGGCGACGTGGTGCCCTCCGAGATCGCCTCGAAGGACGCCTACATGCGCCGGAAGCCGCGCGGCACGATCGGCTGTATCACGCCGTGGAACTTCCCAGTCGCCATCCCGTTCTGGCACATGGCCATCGCCCTCGTCGAGGGGAACACGGTCGTCTGGAAGCCCGCCGAGCAGACTCCGTGGTGTGGGCAGATCATCGCCGAGATGTTCGTCGACGCCGGCATCCCGGACGGCGTGTTCAACATGGTGCAGGGCTTCGGTGACGCCGGCAACGCCATCGTCCAAGACGACCGCGTGGACACCGTCCTGTTCACCGGGTCGGCGGAGGTGGGCCACCAGATCGCCGACGAACTCGGCGGGCAGGCCGGCCGCGAGGTGTCTCTGGAGATGGGCGGCAAGAACGGCATCGTGATCACCGAGGAGGCGGACCTCGACGTGGCGGTCCACTCCGCGGTGATGTCGTCGTTCAAGACCACCGGCCAGCGGTGTGTCTCCTCCGAGCGACTGATCGTCCACGAGGACGTGTACGGCGAGTTCAAGTCGCGGTTCGTCGAGATCGCCGAGAACGTCGCCGTCGGCGATCCCCTCGACGAGGACACGTTCATGGGGCCGCTGATCGAGGACGAGCACGTCGAGAAGGTGAAGAAGTACAACCAGCTCGCCCGCGACGAGGACGTGACCGTCCTGGTCGACCGCGAGGAGTTGGCCGACGACGAGATCCCCGACGGCCACGAGGAGGGGTCGTGGGTCGGCCCGTTCGTCTACGAGGCGGACGCCCACGCCGACCTCCGGTGTACCCACGAGGAGGTGTTCGGTCCGCACGTGGCGCTGTTGGAGTACTCCGGCGACATCGAGGAGGCCGTCGCGATCCACAACGACGTGGACTACGGGCTCGCAGGTGCCATCATCTCCGAGGACTACCGGCAGATCAACTACTACCGCGACAACGCCGAGGTCGGGCTCGCCTACGGGAACCTCCCGTGTATCGGCGCGGAGGTCCAGCTCCCGTTCGGCGGCGTGAAACGCTCCGGGAAGGGTGCCCCGAGCGCCCGCGAGGCGATCGAGGCCGTCACCGACCGCACCGCCTGGACGCTCAACAACGGCGACGACATCGAGATGGCACAGGGCCTCTCCGCCGAGATCGTCACCGAAGACGACGACTGA
- a CDS encoding DUF5821 family protein gives MDSIEGQANKVFAALLDRVSEPVVTLPARDETRAFLAALADREGSRVDLVLAEGVPDRLRWTTRIRAAALVEQGRLSVRVGPAADVVVVDPETVGTFDPSVEPPVGLVGAADVYDRYRERFDRSEPVDLETPGRDTVLARTRETLGASAAETVAVETTRESLGSLDPVSLLVWAGAEGEARVGEVIDTVRDLDVAAPRTVQRRIDSLADEGLITAVPVNDGGLGRPERRLRVAVDFDTDGSLPEPIRAALVR, from the coding sequence ATGGATTCCATCGAGGGGCAAGCTAACAAAGTCTTCGCGGCTCTCCTCGACCGCGTGTCCGAACCGGTGGTGACACTGCCTGCGCGCGACGAGACGCGGGCGTTCCTGGCCGCGCTGGCGGACCGCGAGGGGAGTCGTGTGGACCTGGTGTTGGCGGAGGGCGTGCCCGACCGCCTGCGGTGGACGACGCGGATCCGCGCCGCGGCGTTGGTCGAGCAGGGGCGACTGTCCGTGCGTGTGGGGCCCGCCGCCGACGTGGTCGTCGTCGACCCGGAGACCGTCGGGACGTTCGACCCCTCCGTCGAACCGCCGGTGGGACTCGTCGGCGCGGCGGACGTGTACGACCGCTACCGCGAGCGGTTCGACCGCAGCGAGCCCGTGGACCTGGAGACGCCGGGGCGCGACACCGTGCTCGCGCGGACCCGCGAGACGCTGGGCGCGTCCGCCGCCGAGACGGTCGCCGTCGAGACCACCCGCGAGTCGCTCGGCTCGCTCGACCCCGTCTCGCTGTTGGTGTGGGCCGGCGCCGAGGGGGAAGCCCGCGTCGGTGAGGTGATCGACACCGTCCGCGACCTCGACGTGGCCGCCCCGCGGACGGTCCAACGCCGGATCGACTCGCTGGCCGACGAGGGGTTGATCACCGCCGTGCCCGTGAACGACGGCGGCCTCGGCCGCCCGGAGCGGCGGCTGCGCGTCGCGGTCGACTTCGACACCGACGGCTCGCTCCCGGAGCCCATCCGCGCCGCGCTGGTGCGGTGA